The genomic window GGTACAGAGAGATATTCAGTATCCTTTTCAGTGGTCAAGATGGGAAAATATATATAGACTTAAAGCAAACGacaaaattacaatgaaaatgaggaaggaactgaatggagaaatatttgaataaaaattatgCAACTGGAGATGGAAGTTAAAGGACAGAGAAGAAAGTCACACAGGTGTCTACACCGGGCACCTAGGAGAATGCTAATGATGTTTATTAAGGCATTGGAGTAGATTAAAATATTATGAATTCAGTTTTGACATGTGAACTTGAAGGTGAGGGTGGGACATCCCTTTGTGTACACCACATACAGCTTTGGATATATTACTCTGGAGTCCAGGGACAAAGCTACATATTCAGAATTTAATATGTAGGTACTAGCAAAAATGAGTAACTtgaacaaaaaacaaatacttaGTGCAGAACTTTAAGTCACACCCAAAATTAAGGATGAACAGACAAAAAATGATCATTGTGTTACTGAAAGGTACAGAGAAATCAGAAACATGGAATAATTAACAGAGGCCTATCATAGAAATGGTCTGACTGCATTCAACCAATTACAGAAAACCTGGTTTATAATGGATCAACCAAgttagagtttatttttctcacattaaaGAATAAATCTGAATGGAGTCTGTTGCTCACTTTGGCTAAGTAACTCAACTGCATTGTATTATAGGGGCTTTAGATTTTTGTGGTTGCTGCACCTTTAGTCATATCTTTAGCATTAAATGCAGGAAAAAGTGCACCATTAAAAGAACCTTCGCTAACATGAAGCTTTGACTTTTCATTCGGGAAAGAAAACCGTCCAGACACAACATTGGTTTATATCTCATTGAACAGTTCTAGGTCATATGTTCCATCTTAGACTAATTCATGGCCAAGGAGAATGGGACTATAATAACTGGTTTAGAAAAATCATATATCATGCTCTCAGTTTGGGATAGGGCTACTCTCTTCTAAAATTTAGAGCTTTCATCCCACAACTGAACAAATGGAATTTCTGTTGGCAAGAAGTAGAAAGAATATTAGCTTTATGAAAGCCaagaagccaagggcagaggAAGTTACAGAAACAAAGGCATGATAAAGAGTATCATACACTGCAGGGTGATCAAGGTAAATGATGACTGAAAATTAATTCTTGCATGAAGTAGTTAGAATCCAGGTTTTCTTTCTATGCACTTGGTATCTTGGAAACTCAATTGTTTTGTCTTATTGCTGAACAAAAACTGAGGATTGCCAATGAAGAGttagggagagaaaggaaaattagaaggGGACACGATTaagagatttgtttttttttttttaaagaagttaacTATGTTAATaagtaaaaagaagcaaaaaaaatttgaagaaaatttaattGATGGATCGTTGGGGAAGATCCAGGGTGTACTTGAAGGTGCTCGTCTTAAAGAACATAGTGCCATGATTAGGAGCATGGATTATGGTGTCCTATAGCTCTGGATAAAAGTCCTGGCTCTGACACTTAATCACTCaaggactcagtttcttcattagtaaaatgagtctaataaaatagtatttctaTATGGAAtctgtgaggcttaaatgagataatgtgcttGATagaaagctttgaatggaagatgCATCAATAAATATCATCTGttaacattatatatttattatattgttatattaatattataattgcttaatatattttacttactaaCAGTCTTGTATCccaaatttttattgaatatagAGGTCTAAATGTGCACTATGATAATGTGCCATGAGTCAAACCTTATGAAATATCAGAATCTGAGCACCTGACTTCCATGGTAAATcgtacaaacaaaacaaaagcaaaacacacaTATAAGGTGAAATGCATTTAATGACTTTGGGTTGAAGATCTCTATTTGACCAGTGAAATAAGAAATTCAGCTAAGGAGAATTTGTAAGTTAGTGTCAGAACATTACTGTGAGAGTGACAGAAATGTCTGAGAGTAGTCAGATTTGAGAACACTTAAGTAAGTGGTCAGGAAAAAGATGTATAAATCCTTGAaagggcaaaacaaaacaaagaggtcTAAATatagaataagaagaaaagtaaTCCCATTTACCTCCATCTAAAATATtcctgatgtttttctctttttatgtaatcattttcctgatgatcatAATGTTtccatattctttatttttgttcttaaacAATTAAATGATTTCTAATACAAAGATGTGTAACTGAAAGAACAAACTAGAAGGATAAATAGGGAATCTACTTTCTTACCACTGATTCTAACTTTTCACCATTTTCATTCCTCAGGTGATTTGAAAATCAGCTTTTCTGCTCAAGACTATGGATGGAATAAATGATTCCGTGGTTTCTGAGTTTGTGTTGCTGGGACTCTCTAGTTCTTGGGAAACTAAAGTTTTTCTCATGTTGATATTCTCTTTGATCTATCTGGGGATTATCCtaggaaatgtcttcatttcatttttggtaatttttgattCTCACTTACATTCTCCTATGTACTTCCTGCTGGCCAACCTGTCCTTCATTGATGTGGGAGTTGCTTCTACCACAGTCCCCAAGATGATTACAGACCTTCTAAATGAATACAAGATCATTTCTTTCCAAGGTTGTATGACACAGATATGCTTTATTCACATCATGGGAGGAGTGGAGATGGTGTTACTCATAGCCATGGCGTTTGACAGGTACACGGCAATCTGTAAGCCTCTTCACTACTTGAACATCATGAACCGTAAAATATGTGCTTCATTTGTTATCACTGGCTGGGTAACTGGAGTGATCCATGCTATGTCTCAGTTTGCTTTCATTATAAATTTGCCATTTTGTGGACCTAATAAAGTAGACAGCTTTTATTGTGACTTTCCTAGGATCATAAAACTTGCATGCACAGATGGAGCAAAGTTTGAGTTTATTGTTGCGGCCAACAGTGGCTTTATGAGCATGGGCACTTTCTTCCTGCTAATCCTTTCCTATATCTTCATTTTGGTCACTGTCTGGAAACGTTCTTCAGGAGACTTATCCAAGGCATTTGTCACTTTGTCAGCTCACATCACAGTGGTGGTTCTTTTTTTTGGTCCGTGCATGTTTCTCTACGTATGGCCTTTCCCCACATCATCAATTGATAAATACCTGTTCATTGCTGACTTTGCTATCACCCCTGTTTTAAATCCCATAATCTATACATTAAggaacaaagacataaagatagccatcaaacgaTTGGGTAAACGGGGACATTATGTCAGATTTTGCTGACTCCATCTGAATTCCGAACTCTAAATCTACATTCGTCATTGTTTTGAACATCTCCACCTAGGCATCTAACACTTAGATTGAACGGGATGTATCATCTACCTCATTGAACAAAATTCTACTGCTTCTTTAGAGCATTTACTCATTACCTTTGCTACCATGGGAAAGGTGAATATACCATGTaagcttattattttatttatgatttcaGCAGACAGAAGCAATATCTACTAAATAAAATTTCATGATAGAAATTGTGACATTTTGACAAGCAGACAGGTTAATAAAATCACTTTTGCTTCTCCTAAGGTTTGCAAATAAACTGCAAACTTACTTTGGTGAATGTGAGGAATCATCACATCAAATGGTACATATGTAGAACTAGTGTCTCTACGTAATTACTTATATTCCATCCCCTCAGAAGACCCGAAGACAAAATTTGATTGCACATAGTTTATTTGGAAACTTTGTTTTGAAGCATCAGTAAGGGAATGAGAAGTAATACCGAGAAGGAAAGGGTGCTTATGTTTGTAAACATAACTGCAGCGCAAGCCTACTGTGTTCCTCTGGGAGACTCTATGGATTCTGTGACTTAGAATCGTCTCAACAGGAAGACAAGTGTTTGGAGTATTCCTTCATTTTTGGAGGATGCTTTAACTCCTTGGCATGCAGCCTTTCCCACAGCAAATATTGTGCATCCTTGTTTGGAAGTCAGTGATAAACAGTGAGACAGACTTTCTGGTGCTGACAATAAAGAACTATctccaagaaaattaaacttaaaaacagTCTCCAATATTTCTTTGTTACCTAGAGAAGTGCTAACTAAACTTTTTACTCCAATGGACACAATGATTGATAAGCGAACACAGAGAATTCTGTggtataaaatatttctctgctttCAACAAGTCCCATAAACCCAGCAGTTCAAGGTGGGCCGTTCAGCAATGGGCATGGTTCTGCAAGTCAGTGAACAGCCAATGGGATCAGTTTCCACAGCTGACCATCATCTGCCACTGACACAACTCATCTGACTTCCTCTGGGacagaactgacatcttaattccagtttaaaaaaaaaaaacacaaaactatagcTATAGGACAAAATAAGGTAAGGAATTTCTTACACCTACAAAAAACCCTCAAGTGAACCAAAAGACATTCTAAAATTCTACTTTGCTTCCATCTCTAGAGCTGTTTTAATTGAATTCACTTTGTCTCTTTGGCTTTATTTTAAGAATAGGCAAACCCTCAGACGATGCACTCAATTTGGGGAAATTCAGAAACTAAGAAGTCCCAAGGAACACAGCATGGATAATCTTGCTCTACCCACAATATGGAGCTCTAAAATTTCCCTCCCCAGAAGCTACACTCCATAGTAAATACATTCCACGCTGAGGATAACACTATCCCATAAACACCTGTCCAAACAGACAGTGTATTGTTTGATTGCATTCTAACTGTATTTCAGGTTCCGGTTAGAATTTGGAACCAATTTTATCCACAAAGAAGAATCTGATCACTGATgatgatatttctaaaatgtgaCATTTCTTATACTCTGTAATAGTTTATAGCTTCTCGCTTAATCCTCTTCCCCCTCACATTTAAACCAAAATTCTTGGTATTTCAGTATCAACTTTCCATATAACCAACTGAGGTTTTCTGGAAGTTTTGAAAAGTTACAAAAACATCTAGGATTTCTTCTCAGCTAATCTTGAAACCTCTGGATTCTCTAGAGCAAAGGACCTTCCTACCCcaaaaggaaggatttttctACAGTCTTCCAGCTCCCTTGAAATTGAGATTCAGGAAGGACTGTTCTCACTTCATGATCCACAATTCTCTGATAGCACAAGATGGTCCTGAGCagagatatataatattaacagCAGAAATTTCTAAACAGAAAATTGGTTGCTAATGACATTGTTTTCTAACAGTGTGTGTCAGGAAGAAATTGAATGAACCATATGGACGGCTCCTCCAGGATGCTGTAAAAATCAGTTATTTTCCATTGAAATAGAATTAATCTTTTACAACCTCATAGGATCAGAATGGTACCATAGATTAGAAGTGAGACGACCTTGGCTGTGCACCGCAGTCATGCTGcttcccagctctgtgacttcttgCAACGTACACTGAGATAAAACTTCTCAACATAAGATCTGTTTAATGGAGTTGTTTATGAAGATTAGGTCAGACAATGTGAATGGAAGCTCCTGGCATGTGAAATATATACAGGAATATTCTCCttccctgatttttctttttgatatccaCACATTTTTACCCAGTCTCTAAAGAGAGTTCTGTCTTcaatatttgaagataaaaatataaactcttgCAATCTAAAGATCTATTTCTCTAGACGtaaatattttgtgctttttaaaattaactacaAAAATATTCCTTATCTGACTATTaatatgaattaattttataGTATTAATGCTCACTCACTTGTAAATCAACATAAAATATTAGTGACGCTTTTATAGTCACTCTTTttacagaaagaggagaaagcaggCCTGGGCTTTGGTATCATCCATAGCACTCAGGATATCTTTCATCTGAGGTGTCCAGTATTGAATAGGCATGCTTTATGAAATGTTCAATTGGTTCTTTTGACTTCACTAGAGGACATCAGGCAGTTCCAATTTCTGCTATTTTCTAACTCCCATCACATTTTTCCCAAATTGCCACCTGCCAGCACTGTTGAAAGCAGAAAACTTTTGCACGCTATAAGAGTGAGTGCAGACTAAATTAGGGAAAACTTTTAATCAACTTGTACCCTCACTAATGATAAATATCACTataaaacatcttttcatgaggaTATTTgccattcattcttctttttgaaaagaattaTTAAGATGACCTACATTATTAAATGTATAATTAATCttatgatccaaaaatcccacTCTTAGATATCtacaaaagtgaaatgaaaaagttAACACATTACCTCGCTCACGAATGTTCATATAGATTTACTCTTAATCCCTAAAAATCAGAAACAACCCTAATGTCCAAACTGGGGAGTAGGTAAATAATCTGTagtgcatccatacaatggaatgctatttaccaataaaagggaaaaactaaCATATGCagcaaaatggatgaatctccagTGCAGCGTGAAAAAAGCCAGACGCAAAAAGTAACATCCTGTATGAAATCATTTTCCTCATATCTTGGAAAAAGGAGAAGTACATGGACAGGAAAGAGATCAGTGATTTCCTAAAAGAGGGTTATTCCTAAAACTGCAATTGACTCTAAAGCACCACCATAGAATTTGATGTGAAGTGGGACTGTAGTGTATCTTGGTGTGGTGGTTACCCGAATGTATATGTATAACTACAGACTGAACACTTAGCTTTTATTACTATGTgtaaattatatcaataaaaatgaacaaataaactatAAATTGTGAAAACATTAGTACAatgaaagtaatattttattgtattataaaggtttttattttttttttcctttcctgtagcATTTTTTCCATACCCACCTGTGGAGCTTAAAGTGCTGAATGTGTTATTTAGTTAATGTCCTTACCAGAAAGATTACGGGTTTTTTCTCCCAAATTATCCCTCGGAATTCTGGATTCCTATTCGTTTCACATACTCACAAAACGCACTGCCTTTCTACAATCTTAGAAGTTGATAGATGCCCAGGTTGAGAAAGATTTGGTCTCATAGACCCTCCAACTTATCCTgatattttctaattccttttgGATTTTACTTGTCCTACCAGTTGATAAAAgcagcaaaaggagaaaaaggctCAGTCAAAAATTAATAGGGCAAAGTACCATACGATTTGAAGAAAAACAACGAAACTGAATTAATCTTAATGTAAACCTGAACATCACTTCCCATTGATATTGACTATTTGCATTTGTTTATATCTGGGTTACTTCTTCATCGAACAAAATATCTTATTTCAGAAATCCTACTTTATTTTATCTTGTCAAAATCAACCAAATGGCTACCAGAAGCAGTTTATATGAGGGAAGTTCTATTGGAGTCTGTGGATTCAGACAGAACTCATTTTATATTCCAGTTCTGTTACTTTATAGCTTATGATTTCGGAAAATCAAgctttttcatctgcaaaatagcgATAAGGGTGATTATTAAAATAGATAATGTATATGTGTCTACATAGGTTATGAAGTTCATGTTAACCGTTTTCACCAAAAtaataagaaagtaaaataattagaattcCTGTGAGACAATTGTTACATGGACATAATCCATAggtttgttttcattaaaaaaatataataaaattttacacTTTCTGAGCAAAATactgagaatgaaaaagagtaaaacCCAGTAGAAAACAATGTACAAAAAAGGGGAAAGCaggcagtttaaaaaaaaaaaagaaaggcaaataatctttaaaatacgGTGGAAAATGCtgaatttcacaataaaaatctAAAACTACATTCAGATGCCATTTCTCATCATCTGTTGAAAAAGCATCGTATTAACAATTCTGTGGAAAATCAGGCAATTTTGCAccttgctggtggaaatgcaaaatgtttTAAGCCCCATAGAAGGAATACCTAACAAAATAGATAgatgtttttaaagtgcttaaCATCAACTTGGTACATAATAAGTGCCAGTTAGTCATATTTATAATCTCTCCACTTCCAGCctgaaaaaagtaacaaaatgacagaGAGATAAAGATATGAAGAGAGActaaagaaagaatggaagaaagaaggaaggaaggaagttcagacagaaggaaggaaggatggatggaagaaggaaaaaaggacttGGCTTTCTGGCTTACAGAAAATGGAGAATGTATATATTTCGACAGAGGTCAACTCAAGCAATTTAAGTGAATGGTTTAAGTAGAAGTGAATTTCGAATTTATATTTTCTCCCGTGAAGGACAGTCAGGAGTAAAAGTAGCTTTCACACGTCTGTCGTTTAAGCTAATTTGAAAAACGATATCTCTGTTTCCATTAAGGACCAAGGACCAGTCAATGCAGGCTAATATGTGGCATTACTCAGGCCAAGGAATACATGAATTTTGTGTAAATATCCTCTGATGAGGAGACTCAAAATGCAGGGAAATGTATGATACTAGAAATGTGTAGTCAGCATCTGGGGTCTCTCTTGGAACATAAACATCTTCTCTCAAATCATTTGATGAACAGTTTTTCCCAGAGTGTGTAAAAATTTTTGGTTCAATTCAGTCTGCTCATACATATCCACTTAGCAATAGATTTCTTTCTGGAAAGCATATTTTGTATCAGAAATGTAACATTAGATGATTGCCCTGGATAGAGCTTGGTGAAGTAAAGAACCTCCGAATATATTTTAGAGCTATGCTTTTTCCCAGCAGAAGAGAGAGATTCAAGCCTTAGAGAAATTGTTTATGGAATACATTACTACTGACATTTTTAATCAAAACATTAATTTTTGAACCTCATAAGAACTATACTTCTGATGAGTAAAGTTTTCGACCTGCCCGCTACACTTAGCTCTCTGTCTTAGCCACAAGTCTATGCCCTCCTGTAAATTCAAGAACATTTTGCTCTCAATATTGACCTTAGTAAatgctaatattttaatttttacacatGAGTAGTACTTATCTGTTCTCTGGTACCTGAACAttaaattcttctttccttttggaagTTCTTAGTTCATCTCTTTATTTGGATCTCATTagaatatactgtaataaatagAGGAAGCAAACCAGTCTGTGGTGTCTGAGTTTATTTCTCATGGCCTTTGTAATTCAAGGGAGCTCCAGGCCTTCCTCTTACTGTCATTTTCTATACTCTACTTGATGACTATTGTGGGCAACACCCTTGTCATATCCTTAATTATCACTGACTCCCATCTCCATTCCCCAATATACTTCCTCTTAGCCAATCTCTCATTTATTGACTTCTGCCAATCTCTCATTTGCTGACTTCTGCCTTTCCTCAGTAACCACCCCTAAACTGACCACAGACTTCCTAAAGGATAATAAGACCATCTCCTTTGGGGGCTGCATGAACCAGAACCTTTGTGTGCATATCTTTGCAGGGGATGAGATGGTGTTGTTTGTGATAATGGATTATGACCACTATGTGGCCATTTGCAAGCCATTACATTACTTCAGCATCGTGAACAGACAACAGTGCATCCTGCTAGTTTTGATATCGTGGATCATTGGCTTTGTGTATGCCATGAGTCAACTGGCGAAGAGTTTTAGATGCCCTTCTGTGGACCCAGAATAGTGGACAGCATTTTATGTGATATCCCTTTGGTGATCAAATTGGCCTTCATGGATACTCATACTCTGGGAATATTGATAAATGCTGACAGTGAGGTCTTGGCAACAAATTGCTTCATTCCCTCGCTGAACTCGTACACCTAAATCCTAGTAACTGTCCGCCTTCACTCGAAGGATGGGGCATCAAACACTCTCTCCATCTGTACTTCCATCACAGTGGTGCTTCCCTTCTTTGGACCCTGGCAGCTTTGTCTGTGGGCACTCAGCATCACTTTGGTGGACAAGTTTCTTGCTGTGTTTTACACAGTGATCACATATCTCTTGAGTCCAGCCATTTATACCCtgagaaataaagagattaaGAATGCCAAAAAAGACTGATAAATCAGCATGTGGATTCAAGGGATAATTTTTAGATCTCTCATGTAATCAGAAAATCTACTGTTTGCACCCAAATTGGGTCATATTTTGATCTGTAAACTGAACTGGAAATATGACCTGTACATATCTGTAAATTGTAAGTATTCCCAGATGTTGGTTTGTGTTCAATcgttattaaaatatattaaaaaatctaaCACATATTCTTACCCCTTGGAGAGAACAATAATTTGCGTAAATATACTTTGAATATGCTCAAAGACTACCAGATGATAACAATTATGGTAACAATaattacaaaaacaataataaatgtgaccatttattgaacactaccTAAGGTCCCAACAACATGCTGTGTCTTACCTAATTTATGTATTACTTACAAAATCACTTTGAGTTAGTTATCATTGTTCTTATTTACAAAAATACATGATTTATTAACCCTAACTCTAACTTAGCTAGAAAAGATACTAAACTGCATCCACTTagcaaacaaaaagataaataaaaagagccACAATACTATTGCCCTTCTACTTCACTGTGTAATACCTATTGTTTAAGTTTTCAAGTTAACCATTGATTTAAACATAGTCTCCCCTTGAAATGTTTTCCTTAAATACTCGGGGATAAGTATTTGCAATCCCTGaagacattatttattttatcacactaataaatgatttttatgaTTATAATGTTAGCTTACATGAAAGGAGTAAGAAAGGAGAGCTACGAGGATGGGGAAGGAGCAGGATATATTGcttcaaagcaaaagaaatttaGAGTGATGAGAATAAAGCCAAGAGAAATTATCaataaaagcaacacaataattcCACACTAATCTCTAAAAACCTCCTACAAACTGAATTGAAAAAGATAAACAGGACAACAGGAGAGGAAATCAGCACAAGCTTTGAAGAGCTATTTAGTTCGCTGAAGAGAAAATGCCAATAGACACTAGACACTCCACCTCATTAGTAATCTGGAAATTAAACTTAAGATCATAGTGAAATACTATTTTACATCTATTAACTTGGTTAAAACAATATGACATCTGGCAATAACAATTATTGTTGAGAATGTGTATCAACAGAACTTTTGTGCCCTGCTGGTGACTGTAAATTGATTTAACCATTCTGAAAAACAATTTGGATTGTCTTCTAAAGCTGAACAATGTGCCAGTAACTGGCTGCTAACTATTCCCCAGTGTCGCCATgcttattttaacttttactaAGAGAACAACTCCACATTTTAGTTGGACATATTGCCATCCAGCTGCAGAGTAGATTTCCTAGCCTCTGCAGATAAGTGTGGCTAAAT from Equus asinus isolate D_3611 breed Donkey chromosome 2, EquAss-T2T_v2, whole genome shotgun sequence includes these protein-coding regions:
- the LOC106833356 gene encoding olfactory receptor 4F21-like, encoding MDGINDSVVSEFVLLGLSSSWETKVFLMLIFSLIYLGIILGNVFISFLVIFDSHLHSPMYFLLANLSFIDVGVASTTVPKMITDLLNEYKIISFQGCMTQICFIHIMGGVEMVLLIAMAFDRYTAICKPLHYLNIMNRKICASFVITGWVTGVIHAMSQFAFIINLPFCGPNKVDSFYCDFPRIIKLACTDGAKFEFIVAANSGFMSMGTFFLLILSYIFILVTVWKRSSGDLSKAFVTLSAHITVVVLFFGPCMFLYVWPFPTSSIDKYLFIADFAITPVLNPIIYTLRNKDIKIAIKRLGKRGHYVRFC